In a single window of the Pseudomonas entomophila genome:
- the pstA gene encoding phosphate ABC transporter permease PstA, producing the protein MKKDSLKGWFKSGAPGVWISGGAVAMAVIMTVGLLAVIAVRGLGHFWPADLVQATYKVPGQADHVVIGEVVQKEEVPRERLKGAGLPVPDQGPEFMTRELIKVGNRDLNGSDFTWVVGEWLVDQRKPVDLIALERREWGNFYGYLVSVKEEGRVVAQGPEAWNELQARLKRASELNDQLVKLEKKDIGAINHGLERLRLHGRKLELDGKLDAAAQADMDAERAELNNRYKAIEERLTGLHQAFARDSLVARDGNGREVEINLSKVVHAIQPNAMSGMSKMGAYFSKVWEFLSDDPREANTEGGIFPAIFGTVMMTLIMAVIVTPFGVLAAVYLREYAKQGPVTRLIRIAVNNLAGVPAIVYGVFGLGFFVYVLGGSIDRLFFPESLPAPTLGTPGLLWASLTLALLAVPVVIVATEEGLARIPRTVREGSLALGATKAETLWKIVLPMASPAMMTGMILAVARAAGEVAPLMLVGVVKLAPSLPVDGNYPYLHLDQKIMHLGFHIYDVGFQSPNVEAARPLVYATALLLVLVIATLNLSAVWIRNHLREKYKALDH; encoded by the coding sequence GTGAAAAAGGATTCCCTCAAAGGCTGGTTCAAGAGCGGCGCCCCCGGCGTCTGGATCAGTGGTGGCGCGGTCGCCATGGCGGTCATCATGACCGTCGGCCTGCTGGCCGTGATCGCTGTGCGCGGCCTGGGCCACTTCTGGCCGGCCGACCTGGTCCAGGCCACCTACAAGGTGCCGGGCCAGGCCGACCACGTGGTCATCGGTGAAGTGGTACAAAAGGAAGAAGTGCCCCGCGAGCGGTTGAAGGGTGCCGGCTTGCCGGTGCCCGACCAGGGCCCGGAGTTCATGACCCGCGAGCTTATCAAGGTGGGTAACCGCGACCTCAATGGCAGCGATTTCACCTGGGTGGTCGGCGAGTGGCTGGTCGATCAGCGCAAGCCGGTCGACCTGATCGCCCTGGAGCGCCGCGAGTGGGGCAACTTCTATGGCTATCTGGTCAGCGTCAAGGAAGAAGGCCGCGTGGTTGCCCAGGGCCCGGAGGCCTGGAACGAGTTGCAGGCCCGCCTCAAGCGCGCCAGCGAGCTCAACGACCAGCTGGTGAAGCTGGAGAAGAAGGACATCGGTGCCATCAACCATGGTCTGGAGCGCCTGCGCCTGCACGGCCGCAAGCTGGAACTGGACGGCAAGCTGGACGCCGCCGCCCAGGCCGACATGGACGCCGAGCGCGCCGAGCTGAACAACCGCTACAAGGCTATCGAGGAGCGCCTGACCGGCCTGCACCAGGCCTTCGCCCGCGACAGCCTGGTGGCTCGCGACGGTAACGGCCGCGAGGTGGAGATCAACCTGAGCAAGGTGGTCCACGCCATCCAGCCGAACGCCATGTCCGGCATGAGCAAGATGGGTGCCTACTTCAGCAAGGTGTGGGAGTTCCTTAGCGATGACCCGCGTGAGGCCAACACCGAGGGCGGTATCTTCCCGGCTATCTTCGGCACCGTGATGATGACCCTGATCATGGCCGTGATCGTCACCCCGTTCGGTGTGCTGGCAGCGGTGTACCTGCGCGAATATGCCAAACAGGGCCCGGTGACCCGCCTGATCCGCATCGCGGTAAACAACCTGGCCGGTGTTCCGGCGATCGTCTACGGTGTGTTCGGCCTGGGCTTCTTCGTCTACGTGCTGGGCGGCTCGATCGACCGGCTGTTCTTCCCCGAGTCGCTGCCGGCGCCGACCCTTGGCACCCCAGGCTTGCTGTGGGCCTCGCTGACCCTGGCGCTGCTGGCGGTGCCGGTAGTGATCGTGGCCACCGAGGAAGGCCTGGCGCGCATTCCGCGCACGGTGCGCGAAGGTTCGCTGGCCCTGGGCGCGACCAAGGCCGAGACCCTGTGGAAAATCGTCCTGCCAATGGCCAGCCCGGCCATGATGACCGGCATGATCCTCGCCGTGGCCCGCGCCGCCGGCGAAGTGGCCCCGCTGATGCTGGTGGGTGTGGTGAAACTGGCGCCGTCGCTGCCGGTGGACGGCAACTACCCGTACCTGCACCTGGACCAGAAGATCATGCACCTGGGCTTCCACATCTACGACGTCGGCTTCCAGAGCCCCAACGTCGAGGCCGCGCGGCCGCTGGTGTACGCCACCGCGCTGCTGCTGGTACTGGTGATCGCCACCCTCAACCTCTCGGCGGTGTGGATCCGTAACCACCTGCGCGAGAAGTACAAGGCGCTCGACCACTGA
- a CDS encoding ABC transporter permease subunit has protein sequence MNDLANSTMTQNSPPVRIDFNTPELQRKRRMRALKDRLTRWYVLVGGLAVLAAITLIFFYLAYVVLPLFQGATLSSKKALEPTWLQQDAGKPLMIALEEQNLVGMRVSDKGQALFFDTKTGGELKRVDLPLPAGTQVSSISTDQPGSPLVVLGLSNGQALVFHHTYKITYPDNKKTIEPGIDYPYGQDLFTLDSEGRALEHVSVNVNGDTLLLAGSTGAHLQVIELSRTENMMTDEVTIEQNRIELPQMTEVVKNIFIDPRQQWLYVVNGRATADVFSLRDKSLNGRYKLLEDGNAEITATAQLVGGISLIFGDSKGGLSQWFMARDPDGESRFKLIRSFQLGKAPVVQIDAEERRKGFVALDSEGKLGVFHSTAHRTLLVEPVAEGAGILALSPRANRIIIEQGGKLLPLSLKNPHPEVSFSALWGKVWYENYDEPKYVWQSTASNTDFEPKLSLSPLTFGTLKAAFYAMILAAPLAIAAAIYTAYFMAPGMRRKVKPVIELMEAMPTVILGFFAGLFLAPYLEGHLPGVFSLFVIMPVGILLAGFSWSRLPESIRLRIPDGWEAAILIPVILVIGWFALYMSPFLESWFFAGDMRLWITNDLGITYDQRNALVVGIAMGFAVIPNIYSIAEDAVFSVPRSLTLGSLALGATPWQTLTRVVILTASPGIFSALMIGMGRAVGETMIVLMATGNTPVMELNLFEGMRTLAANVAVEMPESEVGGSHYRVLFLAALVLLLFTFVMNTLAELIRQRLRKKYSSL, from the coding sequence ATGAATGATCTGGCCAACTCCACAATGACCCAAAATTCTCCTCCCGTGCGGATTGACTTCAATACGCCCGAGTTGCAACGCAAGCGCCGTATGCGCGCCCTCAAGGACCGCCTGACCCGCTGGTACGTCCTGGTGGGCGGCCTCGCCGTGCTGGCAGCGATCACGCTGATCTTCTTCTACCTGGCCTATGTGGTGCTGCCGCTGTTCCAGGGAGCCACGCTTTCCAGCAAGAAGGCCCTGGAGCCTACCTGGCTGCAGCAGGACGCCGGCAAACCCCTGATGATCGCCCTCGAGGAGCAGAACCTCGTGGGTATGCGCGTTTCCGACAAGGGCCAGGCCCTGTTCTTCGACACCAAGACCGGTGGCGAACTGAAGCGCGTCGACCTGCCGTTGCCCGCCGGCACCCAGGTCAGCTCGATCAGCACCGACCAGCCCGGCAGCCCGCTGGTGGTGCTGGGCCTGTCCAACGGCCAGGCGCTGGTGTTCCACCACACCTACAAGATCACCTACCCAGACAACAAGAAAACCATCGAGCCGGGTATCGACTACCCCTATGGCCAGGACTTGTTCACCCTGGACAGCGAAGGCCGCGCGCTGGAGCACGTGAGCGTCAACGTCAACGGCGACACCCTGCTGCTGGCCGGCTCCACCGGCGCGCACCTGCAGGTGATCGAACTGTCGCGTACCGAGAACATGATGACCGACGAGGTCACCATCGAGCAGAACCGCATCGAGCTGCCGCAGATGACCGAGGTGGTGAAGAACATCTTCATCGACCCGCGCCAGCAGTGGCTGTACGTGGTCAACGGCCGCGCCACCGCCGACGTGTTCAGCCTGCGCGACAAGAGCCTCAACGGCCGTTACAAGTTGTTGGAGGACGGTAACGCCGAGATCACCGCGACCGCCCAACTGGTCGGCGGCATCTCGCTGATCTTCGGTGACTCCAAGGGTGGCCTGAGCCAGTGGTTCATGGCCCGCGACCCGGATGGCGAGTCGCGCTTCAAGCTGATCCGCAGCTTCCAGCTGGGCAAGGCCCCGGTGGTGCAGATCGACGCCGAAGAGCGCCGCAAAGGCTTTGTCGCCCTGGACAGCGAAGGCAAGCTCGGCGTGTTCCACAGCACCGCGCACCGCACCCTGCTGGTCGAGCCGGTCGCTGAAGGCGCGGGCATCCTCGCCCTGTCGCCGCGCGCCAATCGCATCATCATCGAGCAAGGCGGCAAGCTGTTGCCGCTGAGTCTGAAGAACCCGCACCCGGAAGTCTCCTTCAGCGCGCTGTGGGGCAAAGTCTGGTACGAGAACTACGACGAGCCCAAGTACGTCTGGCAGTCGACAGCCTCGAACACCGACTTCGAACCCAAGCTGAGCCTGTCGCCGCTGACCTTCGGTACGCTCAAGGCCGCGTTCTACGCGATGATCCTGGCCGCCCCGCTGGCCATCGCCGCTGCCATCTACACCGCCTACTTCATGGCCCCGGGCATGCGCCGCAAGGTCAAGCCGGTGATCGAGCTGATGGAAGCGATGCCGACGGTGATCCTCGGCTTCTTCGCCGGCCTGTTCCTCGCGCCGTATCTGGAAGGCCACCTGCCGGGCGTGTTCAGCCTGTTCGTGATCATGCCGGTCGGGATCCTGCTCGCAGGCTTCAGCTGGAGCCGCCTGCCGGAGTCGATCCGCCTGCGCATTCCCGATGGCTGGGAAGCGGCGATCCTGATCCCGGTGATCCTGGTGATCGGTTGGTTCGCCCTGTACATGAGCCCGTTCCTGGAGAGCTGGTTCTTCGCCGGCGACATGCGCCTGTGGATCACCAACGACCTCGGTATCACCTACGACCAGCGCAACGCCCTGGTGGTCGGTATCGCCATGGGCTTCGCGGTCATCCCGAACATCTACTCCATCGCCGAAGACGCCGTGTTCAGCGTGCCACGCAGCCTTACCCTGGGTTCGCTGGCCCTGGGCGCCACACCCTGGCAGACCCTGACCCGCGTGGTCATCCTGACCGCCAGCCCGGGTATCTTCTCGGCGCTGATGATCGGTATGGGCCGTGCGGTGGGCGAGACCATGATCGTGCTGATGGCCACCGGCAACACCCCGGTGATGGAGCTGAACCTGTTCGAGGGCATGCGCACCCTGGCCGCCAACGTGGCCGTGGAAATGCCCGAATCGGAAGTCGGCGGCAGCCACTATCGTGTGCTGTTCCTCGCCGCCCTCGTGCTGCTGCTGTTCACCTTCGTGATGAACACCTTGGCCGAGCTGATTCGCCAGCGCCTGCGCAAGAAATACTCGTCGCTTTGA
- a CDS encoding phosphate ABC transporter substrate-binding protein PstS, producing MKLKRLMAALTFAAAGVATANAVAAVDPAIPTYTKTTGVSGNLSSVGSDTLANLMTLWAEAYKKEYPNVNIQIQAAGSSTAPPALTEGTANLGPMSRKMKDVELQAFEQKYGYKPTAIPVAVDALAVFVHKDNPIKGLTMAQVDAIFSSTRLCGGKADVKTWGDIGVTGDLANKPIQLFGRNSVSGTYGYFKEEALCKGDFKPNVNEQPGSASVVQSISSSLNGIGYSGIGYKTASVKTVALAKKDGGEFIEDNEANALNGSYPLSRFLYVYVNKAPNKPLAPLEAEFVKLVLSQAGQQVVVKDGYIPLPAKVVDKTLADLGLSHAGNVAKK from the coding sequence ATGAAACTGAAGCGTTTGATGGCGGCCCTGACCTTTGCCGCCGCTGGCGTTGCCACCGCCAATGCGGTCGCCGCCGTCGACCCAGCAATCCCGACCTACACCAAGACCACCGGTGTATCGGGCAACCTCTCCAGCGTCGGTTCCGATACCCTCGCGAACCTGATGACCCTGTGGGCCGAGGCCTACAAGAAGGAATATCCGAACGTAAACATCCAGATCCAGGCCGCCGGCTCCTCCACCGCGCCACCCGCGCTGACCGAAGGCACCGCCAACCTGGGCCCGATGAGCCGCAAGATGAAGGACGTCGAGCTGCAGGCCTTCGAGCAGAAGTACGGCTACAAGCCGACCGCCATCCCGGTCGCCGTCGACGCCCTGGCCGTGTTCGTGCACAAGGACAACCCGATCAAGGGCCTGACCATGGCTCAGGTGGACGCTATCTTCTCCTCCACCCGCCTGTGCGGCGGCAAGGCTGACGTCAAGACCTGGGGCGACATCGGTGTGACCGGCGACCTGGCCAACAAGCCAATCCAGCTGTTCGGCCGCAACTCGGTATCGGGCACCTATGGCTACTTCAAGGAAGAAGCCCTGTGCAAAGGCGACTTCAAGCCTAACGTCAATGAACAGCCTGGCTCGGCTTCGGTCGTGCAGTCGATCAGCTCCTCGCTGAACGGCATCGGTTACTCGGGCATCGGCTACAAGACCGCCAGCGTCAAGACCGTGGCCCTGGCCAAGAAAGACGGTGGCGAGTTCATCGAAGACAACGAAGCCAACGCCCTGAACGGTTCGTACCCGCTGTCGCGCTTCCTGTACGTCTACGTCAACAAGGCGCCGAACAAGCCTCTGGCCCCGCTGGAAGCCGAGTTCGTCAAGCTGGTCCTGTCCCAGGCCGGCCAGCAAGTTGTCGTGAAGGACGGCTACATCCCGCTGCCAGCCAAAGTGGTCGACAAGACCCTGGCCGACCTGGGCCTGTCCCACGCGGGTAACGTTGCAAAGAAGTAA
- a CDS encoding MFS transporter, whose protein sequence is MTSVQSSIEQPSRPLSRSDYKTLSLSALGGALEFYDFIIFVFFATVVGKLFFPADMPEWLRLMQTFGIFAAGYLARPLGGIVMAHFGDLLGRKKMFTLSIFLMAVPTLVMGLLPTYAQIGLWAPILLLLMRVIQGAAIGGEVPGAWVFVSEHVPARNTGYACGTLTAGLTSGILLGSLVATLINTIYSPDEVADYAWRIPFLLGGVFGFFAVYLRRWLHETPVFAEMQARKALAEELPLRAVLRDHRGAIILSMLLTWLLSAGIVVIILMTPALLQSLYYVSPTDSLKANSLAIVLLSLGCIGAGSLADRFGAGRVFIVGSLALLASSWAFYHSLPTRPDLLFPLYALTGLCVGIVGAVPYVMVKAFPPVVRFSGLSFSYNLAYAIFGGLTPMVVTALLKFSPMAPAYYVACLCAVGLAVGIYLLARKR, encoded by the coding sequence ATGACCTCCGTGCAGAGCAGTATCGAGCAGCCGTCCCGGCCGTTGTCCCGCAGTGACTACAAGACCCTTTCACTGTCCGCCCTGGGCGGTGCGCTGGAGTTCTACGATTTCATCATCTTCGTGTTCTTCGCCACCGTGGTCGGCAAGCTGTTCTTCCCTGCCGACATGCCCGAATGGCTGCGCTTGATGCAGACCTTCGGCATCTTCGCCGCCGGCTACCTGGCGCGGCCCCTTGGCGGCATCGTCATGGCCCACTTCGGTGATCTGCTCGGGCGCAAGAAGATGTTTACCCTGAGCATCTTCCTGATGGCGGTGCCGACCCTGGTGATGGGCCTGCTGCCGACTTATGCGCAGATCGGCCTGTGGGCACCGATCCTGCTGCTGTTGATGCGGGTGATCCAAGGCGCGGCCATCGGTGGCGAGGTACCGGGTGCCTGGGTGTTCGTCTCCGAGCACGTGCCGGCACGCAACACCGGCTATGCCTGCGGCACCCTGACCGCCGGCTTGACCTCGGGCATCCTGCTTGGTTCGCTGGTGGCGACGCTGATCAACACGATCTATTCCCCGGATGAAGTGGCGGACTACGCCTGGCGTATCCCGTTCCTGCTGGGTGGGGTGTTCGGCTTCTTCGCGGTCTACCTGCGCCGCTGGCTGCATGAGACTCCAGTGTTTGCCGAGATGCAGGCGCGCAAGGCGCTGGCCGAAGAGCTGCCGCTGCGCGCGGTGCTGCGCGACCACCGTGGCGCGATCATCCTGTCGATGCTGCTCACCTGGCTGCTGTCGGCCGGCATTGTGGTGATCATCCTGATGACCCCGGCCTTGCTGCAGAGCCTCTATTACGTCAGCCCCACCGACTCGCTCAAGGCCAACAGCCTGGCCATCGTGCTGCTCAGCCTGGGCTGTATCGGAGCTGGCAGCCTGGCTGACCGTTTTGGTGCCGGGCGCGTGTTCATCGTGGGGAGCCTGGCGCTGTTGGCGTCCTCCTGGGCCTTCTACCACAGCCTGCCGACCCGCCCGGACCTGCTGTTCCCGCTGTACGCCCTGACTGGCCTGTGCGTGGGCATCGTCGGTGCCGTGCCCTACGTGATGGTCAAGGCGTTTCCGCCGGTGGTGCGTTTCAGCGGCCTGTCGTTCTCCTACAACCTGGCGTACGCGATCTTCGGTGGGTTGACGCCAATGGTGGTTACCGCGCTGCTGAAGTTCAGCCCCATGGCGCCGGCTTATTATGTGGCTTGCCTGTGTGCCGTTGGTCTGGCCGTGGGTATCTATCTACTCGCCAGAAAACGCTGA
- a CDS encoding acyl-CoA thioesterase, with amino-acid sequence MIELEQEDPIPQGDLALQITALPRETNGFGDIFGGWLVAQMDLAGTAMASRVAGGRVATVAIDRMAFLVPVAVGAQLSFYTQTLEIGRSSIQMMVEVWSDDPLSSEWRKVTEAVFVFVAIDGSGRTRSVPRR; translated from the coding sequence ATGATTGAGCTCGAACAAGAAGATCCTATCCCGCAAGGCGACCTGGCCTTGCAGATCACCGCCCTGCCGCGCGAGACCAATGGTTTCGGCGATATCTTCGGCGGCTGGCTGGTCGCCCAGATGGACCTGGCCGGCACCGCCATGGCCAGCCGCGTCGCCGGTGGCCGGGTGGCCACGGTGGCCATCGACCGCATGGCCTTCCTGGTCCCGGTGGCCGTTGGCGCACAGCTGTCCTTCTATACCCAGACCCTGGAGATCGGCCGCAGCTCGATCCAGATGATGGTCGAAGTGTGGAGTGACGACCCGCTGTCCAGCGAATGGCGCAAGGTCACCGAAGCCGTGTTCGTATTCGTCGCCATCGACGGCAGTGGCCGCACCCGCTCCGTGCCTCGTCGCTGA
- a CDS encoding D-hexose-6-phosphate mutarotase, translating to MANFQVDTEQHGELHCWRITSKHAELLIAQQGAQVLSYQRIGEPPLLWLSDQAIFRQGKSVRAGAPVCWPWFGNFERNPASVKAMYEGEQPPAHGLVRGRDWQLLGVEEAGDTLRIEFTLPEALGDLPDWPHEVELKLVVELGQQLKLTLTSYNLGNTDVTLSQALHSYFAVSDVRQVQVEGVDGLAYIETLANWEQRQQQGHLAFTGETDRIYLNAPERLAIVDPHWNRRITLQAGGSRSAVIWNPWTDRARDLQDMADEGWQRMLCIETANVMEDVVTLRPGASHSMSVAIGSEAL from the coding sequence ATGGCTAACTTCCAGGTCGACACCGAGCAACACGGCGAACTCCACTGCTGGCGCATCACCAGCAAACACGCCGAACTGCTGATCGCCCAGCAGGGCGCGCAGGTCCTCAGCTACCAGCGGATCGGTGAGCCGCCGCTGCTGTGGCTGAGCGACCAGGCCATCTTCCGACAGGGCAAGTCGGTGCGCGCCGGCGCGCCGGTGTGCTGGCCCTGGTTCGGCAACTTCGAACGCAACCCCGCTTCGGTCAAAGCCATGTACGAGGGCGAACAACCACCGGCCCACGGCTTGGTGCGCGGCCGCGACTGGCAGTTGCTGGGTGTCGAGGAAGCCGGCGACACCCTGCGCATCGAGTTCACGCTTCCCGAAGCCCTGGGCGATCTGCCGGACTGGCCTCACGAAGTGGAGCTCAAGCTGGTCGTGGAACTGGGTCAGCAATTGAAGCTCACCCTCACCAGCTACAACCTTGGCAACACCGATGTCACCCTGAGCCAAGCCCTGCACAGCTACTTTGCCGTGAGCGATGTGCGCCAGGTACAGGTGGAAGGTGTGGACGGGTTGGCCTACATCGAAACCCTGGCCAACTGGGAGCAGCGCCAGCAACAGGGCCACCTGGCGTTCACGGGCGAGACCGATCGCATCTACCTGAACGCGCCCGAGCGCCTGGCCATCGTCGACCCGCATTGGAACCGGCGCATCACCCTGCAGGCCGGGGGCTCACGCAGCGCGGTGATCTGGAACCCTTGGACCGATCGCGCCCGCGACCTGCAGGACATGGCTGACGAGGGTTGGCAGCGCATGCTGTGCATCGAGACGGCCAATGTGATGGAGGATGTGGTGACGCTGAGGCCGGGGGCCAGCCATTCGATGAGCGTGGCGATCGGTAGCGAAGCGCTCTGA
- a CDS encoding DUF3299 domain-containing protein — translation MRVLFLVPLLLASALAHAELPETDWLDLMPKSDQKALEQMPEIDHDSPEAQGTFTVKGGLKQSKGLPAVMYSTKTVAAMNGKQIRLGGYPVPLENDAKGNSTLFFLVPYPGACIHVPPPPPNQLVLVRYPKGLKIDDIYTPLWVTGLLKVEKVSNDLADAAYALDAGQVRVVEDADL, via the coding sequence ATGCGTGTGTTATTCCTCGTTCCCCTACTGCTGGCCAGTGCCCTGGCCCATGCCGAACTGCCCGAGACCGACTGGCTGGACTTGATGCCCAAGTCGGACCAGAAAGCCCTCGAGCAGATGCCCGAGATCGACCACGACTCCCCGGAAGCCCAAGGGACCTTCACCGTCAAAGGCGGCCTGAAGCAAAGCAAGGGCTTGCCGGCGGTGATGTACTCGACCAAGACCGTGGCCGCGATGAACGGCAAGCAGATCCGCCTGGGCGGGTATCCGGTGCCGTTGGAGAACGATGCCAAGGGCAACAGCACGCTGTTCTTCCTGGTGCCGTACCCGGGCGCCTGCATCCATGTGCCGCCGCCGCCGCCGAACCAGCTGGTGCTGGTGCGTTATCCGAAAGGGCTGAAGATCGACGATATCTACACGCCGTTGTGGGTGACCGGCCTGTTGAAGGTGGAGAAGGTCAGCAATGACCTGGCGGATGCGGCGTATGCGCTGGATGCGGGGCAGGTGAGGGTGGTGGAGGATGCCGACCTCTGA
- a CDS encoding GlsB/YeaQ/YmgE family stress response membrane protein: MGIIGTIFIGLIVGLLARFLKPGDDSMGWIMTILLGIAGSLAATYGGQALGIYQAGQAAGFLGALVGAVILLVIYGFIKKR, encoded by the coding sequence ATGGGCATCATTGGAACCATCTTCATCGGCCTGATCGTCGGCCTGCTGGCGCGTTTCCTGAAACCGGGTGACGACAGCATGGGCTGGATCATGACCATTCTCCTCGGTATCGCCGGCTCCCTGGCCGCCACCTATGGCGGGCAAGCCCTTGGCATCTACCAGGCCGGCCAGGCCGCAGGCTTCCTCGGGGCCCTGGTGGGCGCCGTCATCCTTCTGGTGATCTACGGCTTCATCAAGAAGCGCTGA
- a CDS encoding 5-(carboxyamino)imidazole ribonucleotide synthase, whose amino-acid sequence MKIGVIGGGQLGRMLALAGTPLGMNFAFLDPAPDACAAPLGEHLRADYGDQDHLRQLADEVDLVTFEFESVPAETVAFLSQFVPVYPSAEALRIARDRLFEKSMFRDLGIPTPAFADILSQADLDAAVASIGLPAVLKTRTLGYDGKGQKVLRKPEDVVDTFAELGSVPCLLEGFVPFTGEVSLVAVRARDGETRFYPLVHNTHDSGILRLSVASEAHPLQALAEDYVGRVLQKLDYVGVMAFEFFEVDGGLKANEIAPRVHNSGHWTIEGSQCSQFENHLRAVAGLPLGSTAKVGESAMLNFIGEVPAVDKVIAIDDCHLHHYGKAFKAGRKVGHATLRCDDMATLKAKIAEVEALIAS is encoded by the coding sequence ATGAAGATCGGTGTAATCGGTGGCGGCCAGTTGGGCCGTATGCTGGCCCTGGCGGGCACTCCGCTGGGCATGAACTTCGCTTTCCTCGACCCGGCCCCGGACGCTTGCGCCGCCCCGCTGGGCGAGCACCTGCGCGCCGACTACGGCGACCAGGACCACCTGCGTCAGCTGGCCGACGAAGTCGACCTGGTAACTTTCGAGTTCGAAAGCGTGCCGGCTGAGACCGTCGCCTTCCTCTCGCAGTTCGTGCCGGTCTACCCGAGCGCCGAAGCGCTGCGCATCGCCCGCGACCGCCTGTTCGAGAAGAGCATGTTCCGCGACCTGGGCATCCCGACGCCGGCTTTTGCCGACATTCTTTCGCAAGCAGACCTGGATGCCGCCGTCGCCAGCATCGGCCTGCCGGCCGTGCTCAAGACCCGCACCTTGGGTTATGACGGCAAGGGCCAGAAGGTCCTGCGCAAGCCCGAGGACGTGGTTGACACCTTTGCCGAGCTGGGCAGCGTGCCGTGCTTGCTGGAAGGCTTCGTGCCGTTCACCGGCGAAGTGTCGCTGGTGGCCGTGCGCGCCCGCGATGGCGAAACCCGCTTCTACCCACTGGTGCACAACACCCACGACAGCGGCATCCTGCGCCTGTCGGTGGCCAGCGAGGCGCACCCGCTGCAGGCCCTGGCCGAAGACTACGTCGGCCGTGTCCTGCAGAAACTGGATTATGTCGGTGTGATGGCGTTCGAGTTCTTCGAAGTCGACGGTGGCTTGAAGGCCAACGAGATTGCCCCGCGCGTGCACAACTCCGGGCACTGGACCATCGAAGGTTCGCAGTGCAGCCAGTTCGAGAACCACCTGCGTGCCGTGGCTGGCCTGCCGCTGGGCTCGACCGCCAAGGTGGGTGAGAGCGCCATGCTCAACTTCATCGGCGAGGTGCCGGCAGTGGACAAGGTCATCGCCATCGACGACTGCCACCTGCATCACTATGGCAAGGCGTTCAAGGCCGGACGCAAGGTCGGCCACGCCACCCTGCGCTGCGACGACATGGCCACGCTGAAAGCCAAGATTGCCGAAGTAGAAGCATTGATCGCCAGCTGA
- the purE gene encoding 5-(carboxyamino)imidazole ribonucleotide mutase, protein MSALVGVIMGSKSDWSTLSHTADMLEKLGIPYEVKVVSAHRTPDLLFQYAEEADGRGIEVIIAGAGGAAHLPGMCAAKTHLPVLGVPVQSSMLSGVDSLLSIVQMPAGVPVATLAIGKAGAINAALLSASILGAKYPQFHAALKQFRTEQTDTVLDNPDPRQA, encoded by the coding sequence ATGAGTGCACTGGTTGGCGTGATCATGGGCTCCAAGTCCGATTGGTCCACCCTTAGCCACACCGCCGATATGCTGGAAAAACTCGGCATTCCCTACGAGGTGAAGGTGGTTTCCGCCCACCGTACCCCGGACCTGCTGTTCCAGTACGCCGAGGAGGCCGACGGCCGTGGCATCGAGGTGATCATCGCCGGTGCCGGTGGCGCCGCCCACCTGCCAGGCATGTGCGCCGCCAAGACCCACCTGCCGGTGCTCGGCGTGCCGGTGCAGTCGTCGATGTTGTCGGGTGTCGATTCGCTGCTGTCGATCGTGCAGATGCCGGCCGGCGTCCCCGTGGCTACCCTGGCCATCGGCAAGGCTGGCGCGATCAACGCCGCGCTGCTGTCGGCAAGCATCCTGGGTGCCAAATACCCGCAGTTCCACGCGGCGCTCAAGCAGTTCCGCACGGAGCAGACCGACACCGTGCTGGACAATCCAGACCCGCGCCAGGCTTGA